The window CCAGCAGGCACACGCCTGGCTGGCCCCCGAGCACAGTGCAGTCGTCCTTCTCCTCTGCCTAGCTGTCTGCCTCCCAGCCGGCCAGGATCTTGTCGAGCGTGACCGGGAAGTCGCGGACGCGCACGCCGCTGGCGTTGTACACGGCGTTCGCCACGGCCGCCCCCACACCACTGATCCCCAGTTCCCCGACGCCCTTGGCGCGCAGTGGACTGGACTGGTCATCACGTTCATCCAAGAAGATCACGTCGAGGTCCGGAATGTCTGCGTGCACGGGGACGTGGTACTCGCCCAGGTCGTGATTCACGAACAGGCCCAGGTCATGGTCCACGTGCAGGGCCTCCATCAGCGCGGAGCCGATCCCCATGGTCATGCCGCCCAGGCACTGGCTGCGGGCCGTGACGGGGTTCAGGATGCGGCCAGCCGCCACGACACTCAGGGCGCGGCGTACGCGGATCTCGGCGGTGTAGGCGTTCACGCCGACCTCCACGAAGTGCGCGCCGAATCCGGCCTGCATGAACTGCTCCGTGAGCTCGCCGAACGTCATGCGGGCGGTGGCCTCCACGCCCTCCGGACCGGCCAGGTCGCTCAGCTCGGTGCACTCGGCGCCCTGCCAGACCTTCCCGCCCCGGAACACGGTGTTCGCGGGGGTGTATCCGGCCTTGCGGGACAGGTCGCGGCGCAGCTCATCGCAGGCGGCGTACACGCCGGCCGAGCTGCTGTTGGCCCCCCAGGAACCGCCGGACCCGCTGGCCTGCGGGAAGTCCGAGTCGCCCAGGCGGACCTCAACCTGCGCGGTTTCCAGGCCCAGCATCTCGGCCGCCACCTGCGCCAGGATGGTGTAGCTGCCGGTGCCGATGTCCGTCATCTGGGTTTCCACCGTGAGGGTCCCGCCCCGGTTCAGGCGGACGGTTGCGCCGGACGGCTGGACGAGATTCGTGCGGAACGCGGACGCCACGCCGTACCCGATGAACCACTCGCCGTCGCGGCGTTCGCGGGGCGCGCCGGGCCGCTGATCCCAGCCGAAGGCCCGGGCGCCCGTGCGCAGCGCCGCTGCCAGTCGCCGTGATGAGAAGGGTCGCCGCGGTCCCTTCTCCGGGTCGAACTGCACGTCGTTGCGCAGGCGCAGCTCGACCGGGTCGAGGTTCAACTGCTCGGCCAGTTCATCCATCGCGCCTTCCAGGGCGAGCATGCCGACCGCCTCGCCAGGAGCGCGCATGCTCGCGCCGGGTGGAAGGTCCAGTTCGCTCTGCCGGGTGCGGATCAGGCGGTGCTCGCCGCCGTACAGGTACTTCGTCTGCTCGCAAGCGGGTTCACTGTCCCCGCCCGGCAGGTTTCCGGTCCAGGTGTCATGCCCTACAGCGTGCAGGGTGCCGTCCTGGTCAGCACCCAGCCGCACGCGCTGGATGGTCGCGGCGCGGTGCGAGGTGTTGTTGAAGATCAGGGGCCGGTGCAGCGTGGTCTTCACCGGGCGGCCCAGCAGTCGCGCGGCCGCGGCGGACAGCACCGCGTCGGAGAAGAACAGGAGTTTTGTGCCGAAGCCCCCCCCCACGAAGGCGGCCACGACCCGCACGTCTTTCTGCGGGACGTTCAGCGTCAGCGCCAGGCCGCGTTTGACCCAGTGCACCACCTGGTGTGCTGTGTACAGCGTGAGCTGATCCCCGTCCCAGTGGGCGACCGTGGCGTGCGGCTCCATGGGTGCCTGGGACTGGTCGGGCGTGGTGTAGGTGCGGTCCACCTGGGCAGCCGAGGCGGCAAATGCCGGTTCGAACTCCCCCACCACGCTGTCCACGGCGTCCTGGGGTTCCTTGCCGCTGCCGACCGTGTCAGCCAGCGTGAACTGCCCGGGGGTCTGCTCATACTCGATCTCGATGAGCTGAGCGGCGGCGCGCGCCTGCTCGAAGGTTTCAGCCACCACGAACGCGACCGCCTGGTGGTAGTGCCGCACGTCCGGCCCGGCCAGCTGTGGCGAGGCTTTCCGCTGCTGCGGGACGGGCGTGTCCGACGCCCCCTGCGCGGGCATGTTCTCGTGCGTGAGGACCAGCAGCACGCCGGGCGCCGCCTCGGCCCGACTCGCGTCGATGCGCGTGATGCGGCCGTGCGCAATCCGGGAGCCCAGCACGAACCCGTACGTGGGCGCCCCGGGCAGTGCGTACTCGTAGGCGTACGTGGCCTGCCCGCTCACCTTGAGGGGCCCCTCAATGCGGGTGTGGGGGCGCGTCACGACGCGTTCCTGATCAATGGGGTTGGGTGGAGACGCCTGATCGAACTTCATGCCTGCTCCTCCAGCCCGCTCTGCGCGAGCACGGCCTTCAGCGTGCGCCGCGCGAGCGGCACCTTGAACGCGTTCTGCGCGGTAGGTCTCGCCTCGTCGAACGTGCGATCCAGCAGGGTGTCTGTCTGCTCACGGCTGTCAACCTGCGCTGCGGCTGCCTCGGCGTCCGGCACGCGCCACGGGCGGGGGGCGACCCCGCCGAACGCGGCCCGCACGTTCCGGCCATCCACAATGACGGCCACGGACACCAGTGCAAACGCGTACGACGCGCGGTCCCGCACCTTCCGGTATACGTGCGTCCCCCCCACCGGTGGCGGCAGGGTGACCCCCGTGATCAGCTCGCCGGGCTTCAGGTTGGTGTCCAGGTGCGGCGTGTCCCCCGGCAGCCGGTAGAACTCGTCCAGAGGCAGGCTCCGCTGGGTGCCGTCTGGGGCCAGGGTGTTCACGTGGGCATCCAAGACGCGCAGCGCCACGGCCATGTCCGACGGGTGCTGCGCGATGCAGGCGTCACTGGTGCCGATCACAGCCAGCGTGCGGCTCAGGCCCCCCAGCGCGGCGCAGCCGCTGCCCGGATCGCGCTTGTTACACGGCAGGTTCGGGTCGTAGAAGTACGGGCAGCGCGCCCGTTGCAGCAGGTTCCCGCCCGTCGTGGCCTTGTTCCGGATCTGCCCGGACGCACCCGCCACGATGGCACGTGACAGGACGCCGTACGAGGCCATCACGCGCGGATCGCTGGCCAGCTCCGTGTTCGAGACCAGCGCCCCCACGTGCAGGCCGCCGTCCGGCGTGGCCGTGATGTCCCTGAGGTTCAGGGCATTCACGTCCACCAGCCGCCGGGGCTGCTCAATATCGAGTTTCATCAGGTCCAGCAGGTTCGTGCCGCCCGCAATGAACTTCGTCCCGACGGCCTCCCCATCCCGCGCCGCCGCCTCCGGGGTCTCGGCCCGGACGTACGCAAAGGGCCTCACGCGCTCTCCCCTGCCACGTGAACCTCGCTGACCGCCGCGATGATGTTCGGGTACGCCGCGCAGCGGCACAGGTTCCCACTCAGCCGCTCACGCAGTTCCTCAGCACTGAACTGCACGTCCGCCAGGTCCGCCGTGACGTGACTGGGTACGCCGCGCGCCAGTTCATCCAGCGCGCCCACCGACGAGCACAGCTGGCCCGGCGTGCAGTACCCGCACTGGAATCCATCGTGCCGGATGAACGCCTCCTGAAGGGGATGGAGCGCGTCGGGCGTGCCCAGGCCCTCGACCGTCGTGACCTCCTGGCCCCCGTGCATGACGGTCAGCGTGAGGCAACTCAGGATCCGCTGCCCATCCAGCAGGACGGTGCAGGCCCCGCACTGCCCGTGATCGCAGCCTTTCTTCGTGCCGGGCAGGTGCAGGTGCTCGCGCAGCGCGTCCAGCAGCGTCACGCGTGGGTCCACGTGAAGTTCAGTAGCCGCGCCGTTCACAGTCAGCGTGACGGGCAGCAGAGTGGAGTCAGCAGGAGTCACGGCGCCCTCCTGTGACCTGCGGGTTCTGGCCCGGGAACGATCGGCGGGGGATGGAGCGCGGGCCGCGCCCGGCACGAATCTGACAACAGGAACTCATGCTTAATGGTCGCGCACCGGTCACGGCGCAACCCGCCAAACAAGTCAAGTCAACTTCATGCAAGCTACGCGGCCCGGCTCCTGTCCGCAGACAGAGTTGTGAGATACAGAAAATGGCGAATATTGGAGGAGCGGATACGTGAAAGGGCACAGTGCGATAGCTTTGTAAGCTGGCCGTTGCTCAAGCAGGCCAGTGCTGCCCTGAGTGCAAGTGACAATAGAGGCCAAGTGTTCAACCGGTGGATCGTGAAACGGCAGGCCCGTCAGCTTCAGTCGGTGTAAAAACTCCAGAGCTACGCCGACTCAGTTTGTACTGATCTGGTGCTCTCCGACTTGGAGTGGAGACATTAGGCGGGTTGATCACCCGCAGCATTCATCAGGTCCCGAGAGGTGATGGGTGGGGAACCTGATTCATCAACCCCCTCTGGGCGTTGGGCAGGACCCCGTGAGCGGCTCTGGGTCAGAAGCCTGATTGTTCGCCGCGCAGGAGGTCTTCCAGTTCCGTGACCGTCTCATCCTGCGGGAAGGCCAGGACGACCCGGCCGCCCGTGAGCCGCGCTTCGGCCCAGGCCCAGCCGCCGTGGCGGGCCAGAATGCGCCGCACCTGCATCAGCCCGCTCCCGTCCAGCACGGGGACCGCCTGCTCACTGCGTACCGTCAGGTCGAACAGAGTGGCCGCCTCTTCCCCACTCAGGCCCGTCCCATCATCTGACACGCTGACCCACACCTCCCCCTGCACCGCCTGACTGGCCACGTCCACATACCGCGCGCCGCGCGTGTCGCTCAGCGTGAAGTTCAGCAGCACCTCCAGCGCCTGCCTGAGCAGAGCGCGGTCGGCGCGCACGATGGGAAGAGGCTGAATGAACCAGGTGGCCCGTGCAGGCGCAGCCGCCCGAACCTCCGTGAACAGCTCGGCAAGGGGAACGAGGTCGTGGTGGAGGGCCTGACTCTCCAAGTGCGCCAGCGCCTGAAGGTCCAGCGCCACCCCCCGCAGCTGGGCCAGACTGCGTTCCAGGGCGTCGGGCGCGGCCGCACTGGGGCCGGCGAACAGGTCCCTGGCGTGCCCAGACTCCAGCCACTGACTGAAGTAGGCGGCGGGGGTTTTCAGGTTGCGGGCCGTGCGGGTGATCACGTGACTCAGTTCGGCATTCAGGTCCGCGAGTCGGCGGGTGCGTTCCTCCACGCGGGCCTCCAGATCACTGTTCAGGAGCCGCAGGGCGGCCTGGGCGCGCTTCAGGTCGTTCACGTCCATAACCACCGGCACCTGCCCGGTGATGTGGCCCGCTGCGTCTCTCAGGGGGACTGCGGCCACCCGCGTCCAGATGTCCGTGCCGTCGTTCTGCGTGTACTGCATCTCGATGCCAGGCACGACCTTCTCGCCGCGCAGAGCGCGCGCCCCAGGGAAGTTATGGGGTTCCACGCGGCGGCCCTGTTCGTCAAAGCCCAGCCACCGCCCTTGCTGCTCAGGGTCGAGCGCGGGCATCAGACCGTTGGGCAGAAACCGCTTCAGTTCCTGGTTGCCCAGCAGGACCCTGCCTTCGGTGTTCACGAGTCCGGCGCCCACAGGTAGCGCCTCCAAGATGGCGGCCAGTCGCGCCTCGCTGTCCCGCACGGCCTCCTCGGCCTGTTTGCGGGCCGTGATGTCGTATGACATGGCCAGGGCCGACGTGACCTGACCGGCCGCGTCGTACAGGGGCAGGCCGCGGGTCAGGTACTGCCGGCCGTGCGCGGCATGTTCCACCTCGAAGTGCTGGCCACTCAGGGCGCGCCGGTACATGGCTTCATGCTCGGCCACCAAGGCTACGGGGAGCACCTGTTTCACGGTGCGGCCCACGAGGCCATCCGGCGTGAAGCCCGCTGTGGCCAGCGCTTCACCCTGCGCGAGCAGATACCTCAGGTCGTGATCCACCACGAAGACGGCGCCGCCCGGCAGATGCTCAATCAGTCGGCGGAGCCGGTCGTCGGCTTCCGTGCGGGCCCGTTCGGCCCGGACCCGCTCGACGGCCGCCCAGGTGCGTTCGGCCACGTCCACGGCGAGCGTGACGTGCAGGTCCGTCCAGCGGCGTGGAGCGCTCTGCACGAGGCACAGCAGCCCCAGCGCCTGCCCCCTGCGGATCACGGGCACGCCGATAAAGGAGATGACCTGCAAGCGTCGGCAGACGTCCTTGAGGGCGTCATCCACCAGTGACGTGGTGTTCACGTCCGGCACGACGAAAGGCTGACCGGCCTCGATGACGGCCCGCACGAGCGGAAAGTCGCTGAGGGGGTAGGTGCCAGCTACAGAGGGCAGGTCACCCCGGGCGGCGTCACGCCGGATCAAGGCGAGGTCTCCCTCAATCTCGCAGTAGTAGCAGCGGTCAGCGCCAAAATGCGTCAACGCCTGCGCGGTCACCAGATCCTGGATTTCTTCTGGGTCGCTCAGGGGCCGCAGGGCGTCACTGAGCTGAAGCAGCAGGGTCATCTGCGCCTCCAGCTGCGCCCGGGCCTGCTCCGCGCGGCGCCGCCCGGTGATGTCATGCGCGAGGATCGCCAATTCGTCGTGCGCACGCGGATACACGCTCACCGCAAACCAGCGGTCCACCAGCTCGGCATACTGCTCGAACCGGACCGGCTCACCCGTCTCCGTGACCGCGGAGTAAATGGGCAGCCAGCGGGCCAGATCACCCAGGGGTACGACCTCCGAGAGCCTGCGCCCCAGCACCGCCCCGCGCGTCAGGCCCGTCTGTTCCTCCATCCCGCGGTTCATCTCGGTGTACCGCAGGTCCACCACGCGGCCCGCGTCATCCCGGAGCACGTCGCACAGGGCGAGCCCCTCGGTCATGGCGTCGAACAGGGAGCGGTACCTGACCTCACTCTCCCGCAGGGCGCGATCAGCCCGTGCCCTCGCGGCGGCAGCGCAGGTGCGCTCCGCGACCTCCCGCACCAGCTCAACATCCTCCGCACGCCACACGCGCGGTGCGTCGTGCTGCACGCCCAGCACGACCACCAACCGCCCGTCCTCGACCACCGGCACGCCCAGCCGCGCCCGCACGCTCTGCCCTCGCCACGTTTCCCGCAGCGCCTCTGTCGTGTCCTCCGCCTCGATGTCCGGCACGACGATCATGCGCCCAGCCCGCAGGGCGGGGACGTCCGGCCCAAACGGCGCGGCGAGATGAACCCCGGCATAGCTGGGTGTGCCGGGCGCGTAGTGCTCGGCTGCGATCACCACCCGCTCGCAGCCATCCTTCACCACAAACTCGGTGTATATGCAGCGGCTGACGCCCAGGTACTCCCTCAGCAAGCGTGTGGCGAGCTTCTGGATCTTGCTGGCGTCTGTCAGGGGCCGCAGCGCGTCACTGAAGGTCAGCAGGAATCGCTGCCGCCGCAGCGTCTCCCCCACGTTGCCCTCTGTCGGCACGCCCGGGTGGGCATGGCCTGACAGCAGCGCGGCAACAGTGTGGGCGCATTGGTCGGCGGGTACGCCGGTGGCGGTTCCGTCGGCTAGCAGGTCCGCCGGGACACTGGCCTGCGGGTCTTCAGGCAGGCGGACCAGGATGGTTCCCCCCACTCCCCTGAGCGCCCGGGCACCCAGCCGACCGTCCGTGGCTGCGTCCGCCAGAAAGACTGTCAAGACACGCGATCCGAACCCCATGGCCAGCGAGGCGAGCAGCTGATCCAGTGGCCGCGCCGCATCCAGCCCGCCCAGCAGGGGCACCAGGGCGCCACGCTGCCTGTTCTGCGTCTCGACCAGGGCAGGCCCGGCGACGACGTACACCTGCCCAGACTGGAGCGCCGTGCGGACCTCGGCCACGTACACAGGATGTGGAGTAAGGCAAGCCAATCCTGACTGGAACCGACGCCCCTGACCTGATGGGACGGCGACCACCACGGGGACCGCGGCCGGAATGTCCGCCAGGAGTGCGGCCATGTTGGCAGGATCTGCGGCGGCGCACAGCATCAGCACATCGAATGGTGCGCCGCTGTCGGGGAGGGAGGCACCCATAGGTGACCTGCATTCTACTGACGCGCCAGGCCCAAACGGTGCAGGGCACGTGAGAATCACCGAACCACCCGGGCTCCCCACACCGCGAGCAGGGAGGACTGAATGCTGTCCCTGACGAAGGCTTCATCATTCCTCAGCGCGGAGGGCCGCTTTGTCGTGATGATCTACACTGCGCAGATATGCCGGTCCGACAATCCCTGAATCAGTGGATTCTGCTTGGCATCCTCCTGCCCGTCCTGGGCCTGGTCACCCTGACCGGCCTGAGCCTGAACGCCATGCACCAGAATGCCCAGAACGTCGCCCTCCAGACGCGGTCGCAGGAGGCACTGACCCACCTGCGAAAACTGCAGATTCTGGAGCGCCAGCTGATCCTGGCCCGCACCCGCCCGGAACGGCAGGCGACCTTCACAACGTTTGACGATACCTGGCGCGCCGCGCTCCGTTCGGTGGAGAACGATCCGGCTCAGGCGCAGCGGCTGGAAGTCTGGCGTGACCGGGTGATGACCTGGGCCGCAGGTGACGAGCCCGTCACGGCTGACGTCACGCGCCTCGCGCAGAACCTGCCCCTGATCCAGACGCTCGTGCAGACTGAGGAAGACCGCCTCGCTGACATGCGTCAGGCGACCGAGCAGCAGATGC of the Deinococcus radiotolerans genome contains:
- a CDS encoding FAD binding domain-containing protein; this encodes MRPFAYVRAETPEAAARDGEAVGTKFIAGGTNLLDLMKLDIEQPRRLVDVNALNLRDITATPDGGLHVGALVSNTELASDPRVMASYGVLSRAIVAGASGQIRNKATTGGNLLQRARCPYFYDPNLPCNKRDPGSGCAALGGLSRTLAVIGTSDACIAQHPSDMAVALRVLDAHVNTLAPDGTQRSLPLDEFYRLPGDTPHLDTNLKPGELITGVTLPPPVGGTHVYRKVRDRASYAFALVSVAVIVDGRNVRAAFGGVAPRPWRVPDAEAAAAQVDSREQTDTLLDRTFDEARPTAQNAFKVPLARRTLKAVLAQSGLEEQA
- a CDS encoding 2Fe-2S iron-sulfur cluster-binding protein, with the translated sequence MTPADSTLLPVTLTVNGAATELHVDPRVTLLDALREHLHLPGTKKGCDHGQCGACTVLLDGQRILSCLTLTVMHGGQEVTTVEGLGTPDALHPLQEAFIRHDGFQCGYCTPGQLCSSVGALDELARGVPSHVTADLADVQFSAEELRERLSGNLCRCAAYPNIIAAVSEVHVAGESA
- a CDS encoding PAS domain S-box protein gives rise to the protein MGASLPDSGAPFDVLMLCAAADPANMAALLADIPAAVPVVVAVPSGQGRRFQSGLACLTPHPVYVAEVRTALQSGQVYVVAGPALVETQNRQRGALVPLLGGLDAARPLDQLLASLAMGFGSRVLTVFLADAATDGRLGARALRGVGGTILVRLPEDPQASVPADLLADGTATGVPADQCAHTVAALLSGHAHPGVPTEGNVGETLRRQRFLLTFSDALRPLTDASKIQKLATRLLREYLGVSRCIYTEFVVKDGCERVVIAAEHYAPGTPSYAGVHLAAPFGPDVPALRAGRMIVVPDIEAEDTTEALRETWRGQSVRARLGVPVVEDGRLVVVLGVQHDAPRVWRAEDVELVREVAERTCAAAARARADRALRESEVRYRSLFDAMTEGLALCDVLRDDAGRVVDLRYTEMNRGMEEQTGLTRGAVLGRRLSEVVPLGDLARWLPIYSAVTETGEPVRFEQYAELVDRWFAVSVYPRAHDELAILAHDITGRRRAEQARAQLEAQMTLLLQLSDALRPLSDPEEIQDLVTAQALTHFGADRCYYCEIEGDLALIRRDAARGDLPSVAGTYPLSDFPLVRAVIEAGQPFVVPDVNTTSLVDDALKDVCRRLQVISFIGVPVIRRGQALGLLCLVQSAPRRWTDLHVTLAVDVAERTWAAVERVRAERARTEADDRLRRLIEHLPGGAVFVVDHDLRYLLAQGEALATAGFTPDGLVGRTVKQVLPVALVAEHEAMYRRALSGQHFEVEHAAHGRQYLTRGLPLYDAAGQVTSALAMSYDITARKQAEEAVRDSEARLAAILEALPVGAGLVNTEGRVLLGNQELKRFLPNGLMPALDPEQQGRWLGFDEQGRRVEPHNFPGARALRGEKVVPGIEMQYTQNDGTDIWTRVAAVPLRDAAGHITGQVPVVMDVNDLKRAQAALRLLNSDLEARVEERTRRLADLNAELSHVITRTARNLKTPAAYFSQWLESGHARDLFAGPSAAAPDALERSLAQLRGVALDLQALAHLESQALHHDLVPLAELFTEVRAAAPARATWFIQPLPIVRADRALLRQALEVLLNFTLSDTRGARYVDVASQAVQGEVWVSVSDDGTGLSGEEAATLFDLTVRSEQAVPVLDGSGLMQVRRILARHGGWAWAEARLTGGRVVLAFPQDETVTELEDLLRGEQSGF
- a CDS encoding xanthine dehydrogenase family protein molybdopterin-binding subunit, encoding MKFDQASPPNPIDQERVVTRPHTRIEGPLKVSGQATYAYEYALPGAPTYGFVLGSRIAHGRITRIDASRAEAAPGVLLVLTHENMPAQGASDTPVPQQRKASPQLAGPDVRHYHQAVAFVVAETFEQARAAAQLIEIEYEQTPGQFTLADTVGSGKEPQDAVDSVVGEFEPAFAASAAQVDRTYTTPDQSQAPMEPHATVAHWDGDQLTLYTAHQVVHWVKRGLALTLNVPQKDVRVVAAFVGGGFGTKLLFFSDAVLSAAAARLLGRPVKTTLHRPLIFNNTSHRAATIQRVRLGADQDGTLHAVGHDTWTGNLPGGDSEPACEQTKYLYGGEHRLIRTRQSELDLPPGASMRAPGEAVGMLALEGAMDELAEQLNLDPVELRLRNDVQFDPEKGPRRPFSSRRLAAALRTGARAFGWDQRPGAPRERRDGEWFIGYGVASAFRTNLVQPSGATVRLNRGGTLTVETQMTDIGTGSYTILAQVAAEMLGLETAQVEVRLGDSDFPQASGSGGSWGANSSSAGVYAACDELRRDLSRKAGYTPANTVFRGGKVWQGAECTELSDLAGPEGVEATARMTFGELTEQFMQAGFGAHFVEVGVNAYTAEIRVRRALSVVAAGRILNPVTARSQCLGGMTMGIGSALMEALHVDHDLGLFVNHDLGEYHVPVHADIPDLDVIFLDERDDQSSPLRAKGVGELGISGVGAAVANAVYNASGVRVRDFPVTLDKILAGWEADS